A genomic window from Candidatus Eisenbacteria bacterium includes:
- a CDS encoding T9SS type A sorting domain-containing protein encodes MATSPNPLNASTQVLLGMPADRQHVLARVFDVRGRLVKTLAEGPMTKGIHMLTWSPPRNLPTGSYYLRVESEGGLHTSSKLILVR; translated from the coding sequence ACGCGTCGACGCAGGTTCTGCTCGGCATGCCGGCGGATCGCCAGCACGTTTTGGCGCGGGTATTCGATGTCCGGGGTCGTCTGGTCAAGACACTCGCCGAGGGTCCGATGACCAAAGGCATCCACATGCTCACGTGGAGTCCTCCGCGCAACCTTCCGACAGGCTCGTACTACCTCCGCGTCGAGTCGGAGGGGGGCCTCCATACGAGCAGCAAGCTGATCTTGGTGAGGTAG
- the pstS gene encoding phosphate ABC transporter substrate-binding protein PstS, which translates to MGRAATPVALVASMAMLSASFGCAWADVKLTGAGATFPYPLYSKWFDMYNKKTGVEINYQSIGSGGGIQQVKAGTVDFGASDAPLTNARLKEMPRNVIHFPTVAGAVVLAYNLPSVKEPIQLTPDAVTGIYLGKITMWNDKRIVAANPGVALPGAPILPVHRSDGSGTTYIFVSYLSAVSREWKDLVGANTSVSWPVGIGGKGNEGVAGLIRQTPNSIGYVELAYAKQNNFTVARVQNSSGKFIEPSLASTTAAAAGAAAALAKDVRTPIVNSPAPDAYPIAGLTYLLVYQEQKDDAKARALRDFIAWANTEGQEVAETLDYARLPEPVVQVNEANLMKLTVRGKPIVASK; encoded by the coding sequence ATGGGCCGCGCCGCGACGCCGGTCGCGCTTGTGGCGTCAATGGCGATGCTCAGCGCTTCGTTCGGCTGCGCCTGGGCCGACGTCAAGTTGACGGGTGCCGGGGCGACGTTCCCCTACCCGCTCTACTCGAAGTGGTTCGACATGTACAACAAGAAGACCGGAGTCGAGATCAACTATCAGTCGATCGGGAGCGGCGGCGGAATCCAGCAGGTCAAGGCCGGAACGGTCGACTTCGGCGCGAGCGACGCACCGCTGACGAACGCGCGGCTCAAGGAAATGCCGCGGAACGTGATCCACTTCCCGACCGTGGCGGGGGCCGTGGTTCTGGCGTACAACCTTCCGTCGGTGAAGGAGCCGATCCAGCTTACGCCGGATGCGGTCACCGGGATCTACCTAGGCAAGATCACCATGTGGAACGACAAGAGGATCGTGGCCGCGAACCCGGGTGTGGCGCTCCCCGGCGCGCCGATCCTGCCCGTCCATCGCTCGGACGGGAGCGGCACGACGTACATCTTTGTTTCCTATCTCTCCGCCGTGAGCCGGGAATGGAAGGATCTGGTCGGCGCGAACACTTCCGTGAGCTGGCCCGTGGGAATCGGCGGGAAGGGGAATGAGGGCGTCGCCGGGCTAATCCGACAAACCCCGAACTCGATCGGCTATGTCGAGCTGGCGTACGCGAAGCAGAATAACTTCACCGTCGCACGCGTCCAGAACAGCTCCGGCAAGTTCATCGAGCCGTCGCTGGCCTCGACCACGGCGGCGGCGGCGGGCGCGGCCGCGGCGCTCGCGAAGGATGTCCGCACCCCGATCGTCAACTCCCCGGCGCCCGACGCCTATCCGATCGCGGGGCTCACGTACCTCCTCGTTTACCAGGAGCAGAAGGACGATGCGAAGGCCAGGGCGCTGCGTGACTTCATCGCCTGGGCGAACACCGAGGGACAGGAAGTCGCGGAGACCCTCGATTACGCAAGATTGCCGGAGCCCGTGGTCCAGGTGAACGAAGCCAATCTCATGAAGCTCACGGTAAGGGGCAAGCCGATTGTCGCTTCAAAGTAG
- the pstC gene encoding phosphate ABC transporter permease subunit PstC — protein MSLQSRRLPADEIYRGLLLAAATSVFLVVALIVFEAARGAGLSIRTFGFGFLTGTDWDPVADHYGALPYIYGTVVTSAIALILAVPVGIGSAVFLAELAHRRVGSAVSFVMELLAAIPSIVYGIWGFFVLAPFLRGAIEPWLIQHFGFLPLFRGAPFGIGILNAGIILAIMIVPTIISISREVLLATPQSLREASLALGATRAEAIGVTLGAARPGILGSVILALGRALGETMAVTMVIGNTNRITGSILDPGATMASVIANEFTEATGTLYLSALIEIALVLFAVTIVVNAIARVLVYWATGGKREAVA, from the coding sequence TTGTCGCTTCAAAGTAGACGGCTCCCCGCGGACGAAATTTATCGGGGGCTTCTCCTCGCCGCCGCGACCAGCGTCTTCCTCGTCGTCGCCTTGATCGTCTTCGAGGCGGCGCGAGGGGCGGGGCTCTCGATCCGTACGTTCGGCTTTGGGTTCTTGACCGGCACCGACTGGGATCCGGTCGCGGACCACTACGGTGCCCTGCCGTACATCTACGGCACCGTCGTGACGTCGGCGATCGCCTTGATCCTGGCGGTCCCGGTCGGAATCGGCAGTGCCGTCTTCCTGGCGGAGCTCGCCCACCGGCGCGTCGGCTCCGCCGTCTCCTTCGTCATGGAGCTTCTCGCGGCGATCCCCAGCATCGTGTACGGCATCTGGGGCTTCTTCGTGCTGGCGCCTTTCCTTCGCGGTGCGATCGAGCCGTGGCTGATCCAGCACTTCGGATTTCTCCCGCTCTTTCGAGGGGCTCCCTTCGGCATCGGAATCCTGAACGCGGGAATCATCCTGGCGATCATGATCGTCCCGACCATCATCTCGATCTCGCGGGAGGTCCTGCTCGCGACGCCGCAATCCCTCCGCGAGGCGTCCTTGGCGCTCGGCGCCACGCGCGCCGAGGCCATCGGCGTGACTTTGGGCGCGGCGCGGCCGGGCATCCTCGGGTCCGTCATCCTCGCCCTCGGGCGCGCCCTTGGCGAGACGATGGCGGTGACCATGGTGATCGGCAACACCAACCGGATCACCGGCTCGATCCTCGATCCCGGCGCCACGATGGCCAGCGTGATCGCGAACGAGTTCACCGAGGCGACCGGGACGCTCTACCTCTCCGCGCTGATCGAGATCGCCCTGGTGCTCTTCGCGGTGACCATCGTCGTGAACGCGATCGCCCGCGTACTCGTCTACTGGGCGACGGGCGGAAAGCGTGAGGCCGTCGCGTGA
- the pstA gene encoding phosphate ABC transporter permease PstA: MSVALVLLPLALIIWHLLAHGISGLSIKFFTHMPAPVGEAGGGMANAIVGTLIVVTAGAVIAVPLGIAAGVYLAEFGRNPFAGMVRYTTDLLSGVPSIVVGVAAYGLVVLSMGRFSAIAGGVALGILMLPTVIRSTEEMVRLVPQSYRHAALALGAPRWKVTQQVVLPAARAGIVTASMLAVARAAGETAPLLFTALGNRFWSTKLDQPIATLPVFIYDYARAPYDDWNRQAWTGALVLVLVVTLISGVLRVTARRVRSR, translated from the coding sequence ATGTCGGTCGCCCTCGTTCTTCTTCCGCTCGCCCTCATCATCTGGCACCTGCTGGCGCATGGAATCTCGGGGCTGTCGATCAAGTTCTTCACCCACATGCCCGCGCCGGTCGGCGAGGCGGGTGGGGGCATGGCGAACGCGATCGTGGGGACGCTCATCGTGGTAACGGCGGGCGCGGTCATCGCGGTTCCGCTCGGCATCGCGGCGGGCGTCTACTTGGCCGAGTTCGGCCGCAACCCCTTCGCCGGGATGGTCCGGTATACGACCGATCTCCTGAGCGGCGTTCCGTCGATCGTCGTCGGGGTCGCCGCGTACGGCCTGGTGGTCTTGTCGATGGGGCGTTTCTCCGCCATCGCGGGCGGCGTGGCCCTCGGGATTCTCATGCTGCCGACGGTCATCCGCTCGACCGAGGAGATGGTGCGCCTCGTGCCGCAGTCGTACCGCCACGCCGCGCTCGCGCTGGGGGCGCCCCGCTGGAAAGTCACGCAGCAGGTGGTGTTGCCGGCCGCCCGCGCGGGGATCGTCACGGCCAGCATGCTCGCGGTCGCTCGGGCCGCGGGCGAGACCGCTCCGCTCCTCTTCACCGCGCTGGGCAATCGATTCTGGTCGACGAAGCTCGACCAGCCGATCGCCACGCTGCCCGTGTTCATCTACGACTACGCTCGGGCTCCCTACGACGATTGGAACAGGCAGGCGTGGACCGGCGCGCTGGTCCTCGTTCTGGTGGTGACGCTGATCTCGGGGGTGCTGCGGGTTACGGCGAGGCGGGTCCGGAGCCGGTAG
- the phoU gene encoding phosphate signaling complex protein PhoU, translating into MERHFHHDLEILHDRLSEMAGRAETALTKSMEALKTRNPNLAKEVVAEDAAIDRLEVEVESQCLRFLGLQQPVARDLRFLVAAIRVSSCLERIGDHAVNIAQSATKLSGLPQGKPIEELSRMADRTIAMLRDSVSAWLSGNPTLARQICQRDAEIDTLKAQIHAKLVSAMLHDPETVPRSLELVLVSRNLERVADLATNIAEEAIFVTEARVIKHHAEDHPIDAATGSGPASP; encoded by the coding sequence ATGGAACGGCACTTTCACCACGATCTCGAAATACTGCACGACCGCCTGAGCGAGATGGCGGGCCGGGCGGAGACCGCCCTCACGAAGTCGATGGAGGCGCTCAAGACCCGGAATCCGAATCTCGCCAAGGAAGTGGTCGCCGAGGACGCGGCAATCGACCGGCTCGAGGTCGAGGTCGAGAGCCAATGCCTGCGATTCCTGGGTCTCCAGCAGCCGGTCGCGCGCGATTTACGGTTTCTCGTGGCGGCGATCCGGGTCTCGAGCTGCCTCGAGCGGATCGGCGACCACGCCGTGAACATCGCGCAGAGCGCCACCAAGCTGAGCGGCCTTCCGCAAGGGAAGCCGATCGAAGAGCTTTCGCGCATGGCGGACCGCACGATCGCGATGCTCCGCGACTCGGTTTCCGCGTGGCTCTCCGGGAACCCGACGCTGGCGCGCCAGATCTGCCAGCGCGACGCGGAGATCGATACGTTGAAGGCGCAGATCCACGCGAAGCTCGTGAGCGCCATGCTGCACGATCCGGAAACCGTGCCGCGGTCTCTCGAGCTGGTCTTGGTGAGCCGTAATCTGGAGCGGGTCGCCGATCTGGCGACGAACATCGCGGAGGAGGCTATCTTCGTGACGGAGGCGCGGGTCATCAAGCACCACGCCGAGGATCACCCGATCGACGCCGCTACCGGCTCCGGACCCGCCTCGCCGTAA
- a CDS encoding HAMP domain-containing protein codes for MTSFSGRLFGSFLVLVASSLLIAGFVLENRSAEFNIYMWVVLAVLLVPVAFGSYLLLRQVDHRLESLRASADALGLGEPGVRVPVDSHDELAALGRSLNAVAARFEEKLEELRRERDAGEAVLGNLRQGIALLSSDLTIHHANPRFWSIVGIERPTGGPRLAAARQPVLEEVAEEAIRSGSGVIREISIYVEERSEYEVSVVPVRGEGGPRAWLLSIEDLRPERLMANLRREFVANVSHELKTPLTSIRGYAETLLSGGLEDEPNRARFVETIRTQAERLEALVEDLLQLADLERPDAPLDLKDWDASAIVRDIASTFEDLAARRGLRLEVEARPGIRARVDRKRIEVALRNLLDNAVKYTDTGVVTLRVERTSSAIRVSVSDTGRGIEPEHLPRLFERFYRVDQGRSRALGGTGLGLAIVKHAIQLHGGRVGVDSKVGEGSSFWFEISPDGPHLRS; via the coding sequence GTGACCTCGTTTTCCGGCCGGCTCTTCGGCTCCTTCTTGGTCCTCGTCGCCAGCTCCCTCCTCATCGCCGGCTTCGTTCTGGAGAACCGCTCGGCGGAATTCAACATCTACATGTGGGTCGTCCTCGCAGTGCTTCTAGTCCCGGTCGCCTTTGGCTCCTACCTCCTCCTCAGACAAGTGGATCATCGGCTCGAGTCGCTCCGCGCCTCCGCGGATGCCCTGGGACTAGGCGAACCCGGCGTGCGCGTCCCCGTCGATTCGCACGACGAGCTGGCCGCCTTGGGCCGAAGCCTGAACGCGGTCGCGGCGCGCTTCGAGGAGAAGCTCGAAGAGCTCAGGCGCGAGCGGGACGCGGGTGAAGCGGTGCTGGGCAATTTGAGGCAGGGGATCGCGCTCCTTTCGAGCGATCTGACGATCCATCACGCGAACCCTCGATTCTGGTCGATCGTCGGAATCGAGCGTCCCACGGGGGGGCCCCGCCTCGCCGCCGCGCGGCAGCCCGTGCTGGAGGAGGTGGCCGAGGAAGCGATCCGGTCGGGCTCAGGGGTCATCCGGGAGATCTCGATTTACGTCGAAGAACGGAGCGAGTACGAGGTCTCCGTCGTGCCGGTCCGGGGAGAGGGAGGTCCGCGGGCGTGGCTTCTCTCGATCGAGGACTTGAGACCGGAACGGCTGATGGCGAATCTAAGAAGGGAGTTCGTGGCCAACGTCTCCCACGAGCTGAAAACGCCGCTGACCTCGATTCGCGGTTACGCCGAGACGCTGCTCTCGGGCGGGCTCGAGGACGAGCCGAATCGGGCGCGGTTCGTCGAGACGATCCGCACCCAAGCCGAGCGGCTCGAGGCCTTGGTGGAGGATCTCCTCCAGCTGGCCGACCTCGAGCGCCCCGACGCGCCGCTCGACCTCAAGGACTGGGATGCCTCGGCGATCGTCCGGGACATCGCGTCGACGTTCGAGGATTTGGCGGCACGGCGTGGGCTCAGGCTGGAGGTGGAGGCCCGCCCCGGGATCCGCGCCCGGGTCGATCGCAAGCGGATCGAGGTCGCGCTTCGGAACCTCCTCGACAATGCGGTCAAGTACACCGACACGGGCGTGGTCACGCTCCGCGTGGAACGGACCTCGTCGGCGATTCGGGTGAGCGTCTCCGACACCGGCAGGGGCATCGAGCCCGAGCATCTGCCGCGGCTTTTCGAACGCTTTTACCGGGTCGACCAAGGGCGGTCGCGGGCCCTGGGGGGGACGGGCCTGGGGCTCGCGATCGTGAAACACGCGATTCAGCTGCACGGGGGGCGCGTGGGCGTCGACAGTAAGGTGGGAGAGGGCAGCTCGTTCTGGTTTGAGATTTCGCCCGATGGCCCCCATCTCCGCTCGTAA
- a CDS encoding response regulator — protein sequence MPGTGGPAVTRLKPRRRDPVTSRPHASAVAPTDLAKEDRPVVSFRAKVTKTARSTILVVDDEPEICELVTYNLAREGYRVLSEREGESGLDRVFKSPPDLLILDLLLPKLSGLEVLQAIRSEPRTRSLPVLILTARGTEMDKLVGFERGADDYLTKPFSPKELVARVGAILRRTRGDEAAAPTKIGPFQLDRERHQVLLHSREIHLTPTEFRLLEYLLQRPGRVFSREQLLDKVWGLGYFGETRTVDVHVRRLRSKLGKDSKLIRTVTGVGYSAEIPKA from the coding sequence ATGCCGGGAACCGGGGGCCCCGCCGTAACAAGGTTGAAACCCCGCCGACGCGATCCGGTAACCTCCCGCCCCCACGCTTCGGCCGTGGCACCCACGGACCTCGCCAAAGAAGACCGCCCCGTCGTATCGTTCCGGGCCAAGGTGACCAAGACCGCGCGCTCCACCATCCTGGTCGTGGACGACGAGCCCGAGATCTGCGAGCTCGTGACCTACAACCTTGCCCGGGAGGGCTACCGCGTCCTCTCCGAGCGCGAGGGGGAATCGGGCCTGGACCGGGTCTTCAAGTCCCCGCCCGACCTCCTGATCCTGGACCTCCTCCTGCCCAAGCTGAGCGGCCTCGAGGTGCTCCAGGCGATCCGGTCCGAACCCCGCACGCGCTCGCTCCCCGTGCTCATCCTCACGGCACGGGGCACCGAGATGGACAAGCTCGTGGGATTCGAGCGCGGCGCCGACGATTACCTGACAAAACCGTTCTCACCCAAAGAGTTGGTCGCCCGCGTCGGGGCGATCCTTCGCCGCACGCGCGGAGACGAGGCCGCGGCGCCCACCAAGATCGGGCCGTTCCAGCTCGACCGGGAGCGGCACCAGGTCCTGCTCCACTCGCGTGAGATTCACCTCACGCCGACTGAGTTCCGGCTGCTCGAGTACCTGCTTCAGCGCCCCGGGCGCGTCTTCTCGAGGGAGCAGCTTCTCGACAAAGTCTGGGGGCTAGGCTATTTCGGCGAGACGCGGACCGTCGACGTCCACGTCCGCCGCCTCCGCTCCAAGCTGGGGAAGGACTCCAAGCTGATCCGCACCGTGACCGGCGTCGGCTACTCCGCGGAGATTCCCAAGGCCTGA
- the secD gene encoding protein translocase subunit SecD produces the protein MTQTDQRKFFGTIIGVAVCLYTLWPTFQFYTLSPEKRQEVLRARPADARDEGERTRLEKLAKLREKAIKLGLDLQGGMYLLLEVDKSKLGPAEAKNAVDQAMQIIRNRIDQFGVAEPSIQKQGDNRILIQLPGLLDRERAKELIGQTALLEFKLVKTDEETRAILDRIDSYFARKKLGVVPDTTAPDSLRHPLTSHFLFVGQRSESFALSSEVAAIDSMLSALRADSTFALDATLAWDAHETDIQGRTGRVLYVLTKEPLMRGSEVASAQMRLDLDQERPGAPGVSFTLTSRGGAIFADITGANVGRRLAIVLDGRIQSAPNIQERIPRGQGSITGSFTEEEGQNLAIVLRSGALPAPVNIVEERTVGPSLGQDSIQKGLHAGAIGTLLVVLFMIVYYRLSGVVAVVTLLLNIIALLAAMAGFHATLTLPGIAGIVLTVGMAVDANVLIFERIREELRNKRTVLAAIDTGYSRAFRTIVDAHVTTLLSAVALMWFGTGPVRGFAVTLSIGLIINMITAVGVSKMIFDAWSLRRKVSSISI, from the coding sequence GTGACCCAGACCGATCAGAGAAAATTCTTCGGCACGATAATCGGGGTGGCCGTCTGCCTTTACACGCTGTGGCCGACGTTCCAGTTCTATACCTTGAGCCCCGAGAAGCGCCAGGAAGTGCTCCGCGCCCGGCCCGCGGACGCGAGGGACGAGGGCGAGCGGACGCGCCTCGAGAAGCTGGCCAAGCTGCGCGAGAAGGCGATCAAGCTTGGCCTCGATCTCCAGGGCGGGATGTATCTCCTGCTCGAGGTCGACAAGTCCAAGCTGGGCCCGGCGGAAGCGAAGAACGCCGTCGACCAGGCGATGCAGATCATCCGGAATCGAATCGACCAGTTCGGTGTCGCCGAGCCTTCGATTCAGAAGCAGGGCGACAACCGGATTCTGATCCAGCTCCCCGGGCTTCTGGACCGGGAGCGCGCGAAGGAGCTGATCGGTCAGACGGCCCTCCTCGAGTTCAAGCTCGTCAAGACGGACGAGGAGACGCGCGCCATCCTCGACAGGATCGACTCCTACTTCGCGAGAAAGAAACTGGGCGTCGTACCCGACACGACCGCGCCCGACTCCCTCCGCCACCCGCTCACGTCGCATTTCCTGTTCGTCGGCCAGCGCTCCGAGAGCTTCGCCTTGAGCTCGGAGGTCGCCGCGATCGACTCGATGCTCTCGGCGCTGCGCGCGGACTCGACGTTCGCGCTCGACGCCACGCTCGCGTGGGACGCGCATGAGACCGACATCCAGGGCCGGACGGGCCGCGTCCTCTACGTGTTGACAAAGGAGCCGCTCATGCGGGGCTCCGAGGTGGCCAGCGCCCAGATGCGCCTCGATCTCGATCAGGAGCGGCCCGGGGCTCCGGGCGTCTCCTTCACGCTGACCAGCCGCGGCGGAGCCATCTTTGCCGACATCACCGGCGCCAACGTCGGCCGCCGGCTCGCGATCGTGCTCGACGGCAGAATCCAATCCGCCCCGAACATCCAGGAGCGCATCCCGCGCGGCCAGGGCTCGATCACGGGCTCCTTCACCGAGGAGGAGGGGCAGAATCTGGCGATCGTGCTCCGGTCGGGCGCGCTTCCGGCTCCGGTCAACATCGTGGAAGAGCGGACCGTGGGCCCCTCGCTGGGCCAGGATTCGATCCAGAAGGGCCTGCACGCCGGGGCGATCGGCACCCTTCTGGTGGTGCTCTTCATGATCGTCTACTACCGCCTGTCCGGCGTCGTCGCGGTCGTCACACTCCTCCTCAACATCATCGCCCTGCTCGCGGCCATGGCAGGGTTCCACGCGACGCTGACGCTCCCGGGCATCGCGGGGATCGTCCTCACGGTAGGCATGGCGGTCGACGCCAACGTGCTCATTTTCGAGCGCATCCGCGAGGAGCTTCGCAACAAGAGGACCGTACTGGCCGCGATCGACACCGGCTATTCGAGGGCGTTCCGGACGATCGTCGACGCCCACGTGACGACGCTCCTCTCGGCGGTCGCGCTCATGTGGTTCGGGACGGGGCCCGTGCGTGGCTTTGCCGTCACGCTTTCGATCGGCCTCATCATCAACATGATCACCGCCGTGGGCGTTTCCAAGATGATCTTCGACGCTTGGTCGCTGCGGCGGAAGGTCAGCTCCATCAGCATCTAG
- the secF gene encoding protein translocase subunit SecF — protein sequence MFQLLHGTNVDWMRRRHIAYWFSGLCVLASLVSLILHGGPRYGVDFTGGTLLEIRVTPPPPVETIREAVDKAGFLGSEIQRLDKPGQFLIRLGAHQDAKNSASGIRTAIQAAHPASTFELLRVESVGPRVGGELRGAALKSIFLALGLILVYVAIRYDWRYSMGAVVALFHDVFIALGALSITNREVTLTVVAALLTIAGFSINDTIVVFDRIRERKQTLRREPAEKVMNIAVNETLSRTIITSFTVFLTVLSLFLLGGEVIHDFSFAMLVGVVFGTYSSVYVASGLALDTQLYLERLASRRKQ from the coding sequence GTGTTTCAGCTCCTACATGGAACCAACGTCGACTGGATGCGCCGGAGGCACATCGCCTACTGGTTCTCCGGGCTCTGCGTGCTCGCGTCGCTCGTTTCACTGATCCTCCACGGAGGACCTCGGTACGGCGTCGACTTCACGGGAGGGACGCTGCTCGAGATCCGGGTCACTCCCCCTCCGCCGGTCGAGACGATCCGCGAGGCGGTCGACAAGGCCGGCTTCCTGGGGAGCGAGATCCAGCGGCTGGACAAGCCGGGGCAATTTCTGATCCGGCTCGGGGCGCATCAGGACGCGAAGAACTCGGCGTCCGGGATCCGGACCGCGATTCAGGCCGCGCACCCCGCCTCGACGTTCGAGCTGCTCCGCGTCGAGTCGGTGGGGCCGCGGGTCGGGGGAGAGCTTCGCGGCGCCGCGCTCAAGTCCATCTTCCTGGCCCTGGGGCTGATCCTCGTCTACGTCGCGATCCGGTATGATTGGCGCTATTCCATGGGCGCCGTGGTCGCGCTGTTCCACGATGTCTTCATCGCGCTCGGGGCTCTTTCGATCACCAATCGCGAGGTCACGCTCACCGTCGTGGCCGCGCTGCTCACCATCGCGGGTTTTTCGATCAACGACACCATCGTAGTATTCGACCGGATCCGGGAGCGGAAGCAAACGTTGAGGCGGGAGCCGGCGGAGAAGGTGATGAACATCGCGGTCAACGAGACGCTCAGCCGGACGATCATCACCTCCTTCACCGTCTTCCTCACCGTGCTTTCCCTCTTCCTGCTCGGCGGGGAAGTGATCCACGACTTCTCCTTCGCGATGCTCGTAGGCGTCGTCTTCGGGACCTACTCCTCCGTGTACGTGGCGAGCGGGCTCGCGCTCGATACGCAGCTCTACCTCGAACGCCTGGCGTCGCGCCGCAAGCAGTAA
- a CDS encoding DUF4159 domain-containing protein, with protein MKVRVFLSALLAGLVGALAAPGPTPATAQPAPGFVERAARPVARAGFGERAGGFTIARLKYTGGGDWYSDETSLVNLIRTLRARGEVRVGQEKEAVVTAADPDLWNYPMLFVTGHGNVKLSEEETRSLRRYLDQGGLLWADDNFGMDKSFRELMRRVYPETPLVELPFTHPLFHYPNSFPNGAPKIHEHDGGPARVFAILRNGRVAVIYTFDCDIGNGIEDEGIHDDPPAKREQAMRFAVNVATYAVTN; from the coding sequence ATGAAGGTTAGGGTCTTCCTGAGCGCGCTCCTTGCGGGCCTGGTTGGGGCATTGGCCGCGCCCGGCCCGACCCCCGCGACGGCCCAGCCGGCCCCTGGCTTCGTGGAGCGCGCGGCCAGGCCGGTAGCGCGCGCCGGATTCGGCGAGCGCGCCGGAGGGTTCACGATCGCCCGGCTCAAGTACACGGGCGGCGGCGATTGGTACTCCGACGAGACGTCGCTCGTGAACCTCATTCGCACGCTACGCGCGCGGGGCGAGGTGCGCGTGGGGCAGGAGAAGGAGGCGGTCGTCACCGCCGCCGATCCGGACCTCTGGAACTACCCGATGCTCTTCGTCACCGGGCACGGAAACGTGAAGCTGAGCGAGGAGGAGACGCGCTCGCTTCGCCGGTACCTGGACCAGGGCGGCCTTCTCTGGGCGGACGACAATTTCGGAATGGACAAGTCGTTCCGCGAGCTCATGCGCCGCGTCTATCCCGAAACCCCCCTCGTCGAGCTGCCGTTCACGCATCCCCTCTTCCACTATCCGAACTCGTTTCCGAACGGCGCGCCCAAGATCCACGAGCACGACGGGGGCCCCGCGCGCGTCTTCGCCATTCTCCGGAACGGCCGCGTCGCGGTGATCTACACGTTCGACTGCGACATCGGGAACGGCATCGAGGACGAGGGAATCCACGACGATCCGCCGGCGAAGCGGGAACAAGCCATGCGATTCGCGGTGAACGTCGCGACATACGCGGTGACGAATTGA
- a CDS encoding tetratricopeptide repeat protein — protein sequence MRRIRIASLAVLLLGVCGAWRAAGAATQPPPQEKEKEKEATDVYRAIVRAAEVRSPSDTLGNGVYTAAKEAFYAGKFDEAIAHAGEFTKAYLRNLNMNDALELVLLMRGFRDFQDEPLRGYAKVLALREGGRPDSASAVAARTLERWPGASIRYHLHYQMAELARDRGDHAAAVTHAMAVADSSSKSRLAPAALKLAGDETIALGEGRDRALKLYQELLERFPDSPLAPGVRSQVIEMRKGMQL from the coding sequence ATGAGGCGGATCCGGATCGCTTCCCTAGCGGTTCTACTCCTCGGCGTGTGCGGCGCTTGGCGCGCGGCCGGGGCGGCGACGCAGCCTCCTCCTCAGGAGAAGGAGAAGGAGAAGGAGGCGACCGACGTCTACCGCGCGATCGTTCGCGCCGCGGAGGTCCGCTCCCCGAGCGACACGCTCGGGAACGGCGTCTACACTGCCGCCAAGGAGGCCTTCTATGCCGGGAAGTTCGACGAGGCGATCGCGCACGCCGGGGAATTCACCAAGGCGTACCTGCGAAATCTCAACATGAACGACGCCCTCGAGCTGGTGCTCCTCATGCGCGGGTTCCGCGACTTCCAGGACGAGCCCCTGCGCGGCTACGCGAAGGTCTTGGCGCTCCGCGAAGGGGGGCGTCCCGATTCGGCGTCGGCCGTGGCCGCGCGGACGCTCGAGCGCTGGCCCGGCGCGAGCATCCGCTATCACCTCCACTACCAGATGGCCGAGCTGGCCCGAGATCGCGGCGACCACGCCGCGGCGGTGACGCACGCGATGGCGGTCGCCGACTCCTCGTCGAAGAGCCGGCTCGCGCCCGCCGCGCTCAAGCTGGCAGGCGACGAGACGATCGCGCTGGGCGAGGGGCGGGATCGCGCGCTCAAGCTCTATCAGGAGCTGCTCGAGCGCTTCCCCGATTCTCCGCTCGCGCCGGGCGTGCGCTCGCAGGTGATCGAGATGCGAAAGGGGATGCAGCTGTGA